The Brachyhypopomus gauderio isolate BG-103 chromosome 12, BGAUD_0.2, whole genome shotgun sequence genome window below encodes:
- the ccl25b gene encoding C-C motif chemokine 25b has translation MKVHVLFLILLLACMYPSLAQGTYENCCLRYDKEVKKQIKRRTVSFRIQVMDGGCNIPAIVFRTKKSKTYCGNPKHQWVQDLMKITIQENTSY, from the exons ATGAAGGTCCATGTCCTCTTTCTTATTCTGCTTCTGGCTTGCATGTATCCAAGTTTGGCACAAG GGACTTATGAAAATTGCTGCCTGCGTTATGATAAGGAAGTGAAAAAACAAATCAAACGCAGAACCGTGAGCTTCAGGATTCAGGTGATGGATGGGGGGTGCAACATCCCTGCTATTGT ATTCAGAACGAAGAAGTCAAAAACATACTGTGGCAATCCCAAACATCAGTGGGTGCAAGATCTGATGAAAATCACTATCCAGGAAAACACTTCATACTGA